The segment ccagcctggtctacaaagtaagttctgggacagccagggccacacagaaaaaccttgtctcaaaaagcaacaaccacaacaaaaatgaACTAACcagctaaacaaaaaaaaagaacatatataaatatataacatacaagATCATCATTTAAGAACATACAACATAAAAGATCATATAAGAACATCTAAGAATATCATATAATAACATAGATCATAAGTAAATACAAAAACCACACAAGAATATCTACCTAAGAATATCATAAGATCATATATCATCATAGAAAATATTCATATagcacacacaagaacacacaagaTCATAGAAAAACATCTCAGAACATCACACAATATAAGGATCATATAAAAGTCAAGAGTACAGAATATAAGATCATAGAACATCATGTAAGAtcataaaaaaatcataagaacATACAAGATCATAAACATAAGAATATACACAAAACATGAAATCATAGACTCTAAGAATGTcatataaaaacatacaaaatcatagaagaatatCTATGATCAAGTAAATGCATGTAAGACTACAGAAGAATATCGTCTAACAGCCAAGATCATAGAAGACCATCATATGAGAACATAAGAGATTATAAAGAACACACAGGCCATGTGCCCAAATCCTTGAAGAATGACACACACGACAGGTATCCCTTTAGAAATAAAgtccccaggctggagagatggctcagcggttaagagcactgactgctcttttagagatcctgagttcaaatcccagcaaccacatggtggctcacaaccatctgtggtgagatctggtgccctcttctggtgtgtctgaagacaactacagtgtacttatatataataaataaacaaataaattttcagaaagaaagaaagaaagaaagaaagaaaaggaaagaaaagaaaagaaaagaaaaaagaaaaggagagaaaagaaaaagtccctcCTATGGTTCTTAAGGACATTCAGGGACCAGGACAACAGTTTTCCAGAAAGAGAATGCAGTATGTCCCCCATTTCTCCACAGGACTCTTCTTCCATGGGGCTCTTGTGTGCTATGGGACTAGGTCTGGAGAAGTTTGGGAGGTTACTGGAGAGGGTGGGGGCCTCCCCTACAGGAAAATCCAGGATCTGGGGATGAGATTGGATGAACACCTCTTAATCAATTCCATTCTAATCATGCCATTGCTTTCACAAAGCTTGAAAAACAAAtagtttttctcttctattaaaatGGTCTTCCCTGAGACATTTCACTTCTGCGCCCACTTAGACTTAGAAGAGGGATGGAAAGCAGAACCTGTAGACTCAAGCTCCAGGACAGGTCACACCAACACGAGCACAGGGACTCCAGTCTTCAGAAGCTGGCCACTGACATTCCCTCACACCGTCCCTAAATCCCCACTCACCACCAACTCActcctcatttttaaattttgttttgtgaaaCAGGGCTTCATGTAAACCTGTCTGGCCTCCAACTCTACATGTAGCAAAAGCTGATCTTAAACTCCTAgtccttctgcctccattttcCAAGTGCTACAATTACAGGCATATGTTACCATGTCCAGCTTTGGCTCCTGTGTCTTCCACATTTGTCCCAGTTTGTAAGTCTCTCAGGTCAGGTCACAAGgcccacaatgacacacagaGATCAAGGGGCTGAAGCCCTAAGATGCTGGGACTCAAAGGTGACATACACCCAACACCAGAAGCATGTCTGATGGGATGGTCTGCTCGGCAGAGCTAAGCTCTGGTGAAGTTAAGGGCACAGACCAAGGCTTGCAGTGTCTTGGCAGTACAGCTCATTGCAGACAAATAGAAAGTCTGCTTCTTTTGGGAAGACTTGCATAGGGAATATAAAGCAATGGTGGAAGATATGACAAAATACCAGGCTTTTCTCATTAAGCAAGATGATACTCGTTTTGTATGTACGTATGTGCAAGCCACAAGATATATGTGGAAGTCCGAGCTCAACTTTTGGGGATCTTGGGGATGGAATTTAGGTCCTCGGGACTAACAGCAAATACCTTTCCCTGCGGAACATCTCATAGGCCCCAGGTTCTTATTTGCTTCTACTATTGAGATGGAAATAGACTCACGTCCAGTGGTTTCCAGATGTGCTCACTGCTTCCTCAGGACCAAACCTATCAATCAAGAATTCTATTTCCAACAAATCTATCTTTCAACAGTGATTTAGAAATTAAGACATTCTTAGACAAACAAACATAGAAAGCCCCCTGTGGTAGGCCTGCTGAAATCCTGAAATTCACGAAGGACAATTGACAGTAACCACCTGTGTGAGAAGGATAACATTGGTGAGGCTTCTTTTTCTGGATTATTATTAGAGAATAGGACTCTATGGCTTTGCGTATCCCTCTGTTCTGCCATCTGGCTTAGTAGTTTACCTACAGGCTTTCCTGGGTATTTTATGTAGATTTAATCTGGAAACAACTTAAATGTTTCTGGTTGTCCTTGTCACTTCTTGTGCTTCTTTGTTCTTGCCTTGCTGTGCCAGCTGGAAATTCTAGAACACAGAGCAGGAACAGCCATAGCAAGTGTCCTGGTCTTCCTCCTCGACAATGGAAACACTTCTAGGAAGTATGGTGTCAAACTTTTAGCAGGATAAATTCTGCTCATGGCTTGCTTAATTAAGtcacatttgtttttgttttctgtctgtccgtccttccttccttccttccttccttccttccttccttccttccaccagaGTCCTGCTACACAGTCCTGGATAGCCTAGAACTCCTATGTAGTTATAGAGTCCAGTTCACCACAATCCTGGCTCAGCTTCCTGACTTTTAAGGAGCaaagggttaaaggtgtgtgccacacacAGCTTATGAATTATTATGAGCAGGGCCTGGATCTAACAGTGAAGCGCAATGATCGCTTGTGTCCAGTTCTCTGTTAAACCACCCAAGAGTTCTTTTATATTGGGAGTTGTAAGCCAAAGCAACAACAAACCTACCAGGAACAGTAGATTTTTGACAACTTTCTTGGTTTCTGCTACTGTTAGTGGCCTGTGTATATTCCCTTCTAGAAATAATTTTGGTAACTATGTATTCtgggagaaaggaagctgagccCTCCAGTCAGAAGCCTAGGGCAGAGGCCACTTGCCCACAAGCTACAGACCCCTGAACATGGCAATGGTGTTACTCCAAGGTGCTAGTGAGAGGTCCTTCAAAGAAAATCCATCACTTCTTTTTAACAGATCTTTGTAGCGATCAAGGGACATACCTGTAGCAGCTTGGTCTTATAAGTCTATGGAAATTCAAAACTGAAgggtttttagtttttattttagtgACACAAAGACCCTAGAGTCCTCAGCACCTTAAAATGACCTAAATAACACAGCTATAATTTTAATTCTTATCTGGTCACTATATTCCAGAGAAAACATGAATGGCTAGGTGCTATCAGAATGACATTTGAGAAGCCATTGGTCTATCCCAACTCAGCCTGGGCCACACTCCTCCCTGAGCCAGTTCACCCACTCACAGGATCAATGAACCAGATGGGATCTTAACCAAGATTCTCTGGGCACTGAGAATAGTCCAGAGAATCAGGACATCATTGCCACTCCTCTTGGAGGGGGTGAGGCAGGCTGCAGCACCACCAGTGTGGCTTGTGGCACTCGCATGCTGCCTGCAGGCCACAGCTAGTCAAATGTAGAGCTTGATCCCTCTCTCTCCAgactagggagggagggagggagggagggagggagggaaggagaatatAAGTTATTGAATAAGACAATGTCCAAAATCAACTTGGAATGAGGGGTCTTCATAAAGGGCTTTCTTCCCACAGTTTTCTCCCCTGTAACTTCACAGATTTCCTTTATAACCCCACTTGTAATGCCTCTCTCTTACAGACCCCTTCACACATCATGAATCTTTCCCTTATAACTTCCCCTTTGTGACTCTCCCTTAAAACCACCTTCACAGATGTCTCTTATAACTCCCACTCTTTATGAATCTCCCTTACAAAAACCTTCCTGTCACAGATGTCATTGTAAGTCCCTACTTTCTTGGATATCCTTTACGACCCTAACTCTTCATCCCCATTGCCATGTCCAGTCACAGCGCCAGGGACTTGGACCTGACCGGAGCAGAAAGAATAGAGGATGACAAACAGACAAATGGACAGGAGACTGAGGTTGGGTGGTCTGTGCTCGCTGATGGAGAAACCACAGCACCCCAAAAGTACAGCATGTTTAGTATAAAGTTGAACGTGAAGGTGGGGCTACAGCATGCAGCTGGACAAAGATGCTGGATTATTACATAAAGACCAACTGGACGAAGATGCTGGATTAGTACATGAAGACCAACTGGATCAAGGAGGCAGGTTTAGCTGATCTTGGTAGGATCAGTGTTCAGACCCTAAATATCTGGCTGGGGAAAGCTCTGGTGGgcattttctgcacacactatcatgCACACATGGACCAAAAGGGAAGGCTTTGCCATCTTCCCTCTGAGCCCCACTCCCGGGGAGATGTTGCCACTTCTCCATGGGTCTAAGGCCCTAGGATCCTTGACACTCACTCCTGTGCCTATGACAGTAATACTCATTTGCTCAGGACTTTGCTCCCTCTAGCTCTCGGAGGACTCGTGACAGGGCTTCCTCTGCTTCTCACATTTCATGGCTCTTGTTTATAATCCCACCCCTCTTCATGCTCTACACTATGACCCAAGCCCTCACAGATCCTCTGTTTACTCTGCAGCCCCCTGGAAGCATCGGAATGCCTCACCTGATTGGTCTGGACTGACAGGGAGCAGCAGTGTTTCCATGGCCGAGCTGACTACAGAGAATGACAGTCGAGGGCCCAGTCATTTGCAGAATGAAAGGGAATCTGCAGGTAACAGTCCTCACCCATTGTGCGTAGAAGTGTAAGAGAAGGAAAAGCAGTGGCCTGACAACTGTGGGGACAGACTCTTAAGTGCCTCAGAACCACACTACTCCCACACTCATTGGAATCCTCAGAGCAGGTGACATGGGGCTGAGAGGAGATGGCTCTGAGTGATGACACATAACACAAGCTGAACTGGGACAGTTAGAGGGGGAAGGGTCAGCAACTGCTCGTGTCTATGATCTTAGCacttagaggctgaggcaggaggattacaactACTCTAGGTCAGTCCAGGCTACACGATAAGGTCAAGGCCAGGCTCTGCTATGCAGTGAGACCTTGTCAATCAAACAAGCAAGCATCAAAACTCCCATGTCAGCAGTCACTGAAATAGACGCCACCGTATGAATGAGGTAGATCAGAAGGAAAGATCACGTGCAAATGTAGAGAGACTGAACATATCTTGAGGAAAGGTCCATGCCTTCATGAGAAACAACTCAGTGACTAAAACCTGACAGAGTGCtgtgcagtggtggcacacacctttgatccagcacccgggaggcagaggcagatggatctctgtgaatttgaggccagcctggtctacagagtggatTCCAGGACAGTCTAGggtatacaaagaaaccctgtctcagaaaacagaaaaccatgACAGAGGACTAAAAGATGGCTtgacagaaaaaaatgcatgcatgcatgaggaCTTTGATTCTAATCCCAGGAATCCATGAAAAGACAAGCAGTCGTGGAAGTCCACACCTGGGAGGAAGAGATAGGGAATTCTGGGGCAATCTGGCCAGCTGGACTAGTCAGAGTTAGTGAGCTCCAGTTTCAGTAGGAGGCCTTGCTTCAGTAAATAAGTGGACAGGGATCATGGAAAGCACTCGATGTCAGGTTAGAGCTTTCACACATGTTCAAACACGTATTTATGTCCACACTCATgaaagcacaccacacacatataaatacatacatgtgcaaataAACAGATAAAAGGCAGCTGAGGGGCAAGGAGCTCAGGTCCTAGGAGACTGCTTTGCTCTGCCTAGGATTCAGAGCTGGAAAAATCAGTTGGAGCAGCACACTACAGAAACATATAAAGAGGCTTAGGTCACAAGCGGCTTTAGGGGAAAGTCACCAAACAAGCTGAGAGATACACGTGAGACCGCTGTTAGGGATTCCACGTGAACTAACCTAACATAGCCTCTGCCTCCATCAGAGACAGGGGAGCCATCCTGAGTCAGGCTGGGAGTGGTGAGCAGGCAAGGAAGCACTCCTGTGCATGCGGGCAAGTGGCTATGAATGAGCCTGAGGTTAATAAAGTCCTCTGGAGTTTGCAGTTGCTGCCCACCAGTGATTTGCTCCTAAGTACTGCTCCCTGGGATCCTGCATCTCTAAAAAcactgtttgctttttatttaacaCTGAAccttttgatgttttaaaatataagaatagTAAgtgtcttattattttaaaagcttaGGAGAGCAACTAGCTGTATTATGAGAGAAAGAAGATATAGGCAGAGCAGTCTGTTCAAATAGCAGGAGGTGTGACTTTCCAAATTCACATTTCAGTCTTTATTTACATAAGACTTTTAGAAACAGTGGGTGTAAATATTAAACCGCCTGAGCCTGAGTCAAATTTTATTGAGAGTAACTACAAATAAAAGGAAACTGATTTTTTAAAGTCAGTTTCTGAAATTTAGATGAAAAGAATATTGAGCattaaccaaaaaaaattatatttacatatcaatGTAGGTTTTCTGCTCATAGATTCATTTCCTATGAAACTAAAGGAGGCAAGCTTGGGGAATTAGAAAGGAGCAGAAAACCCTAAGCAAACAGGTACTGTTGTTCAAACATAATATTAGTCAAAAGGACCCAATCAGGTGCTtgagctaattttttttctcctttaagcCATTCATTCCAGAACACAAGCTATCCGAGTGTCAGGAACTCACACAAATTCCAAATGTGCCTCTGACAGACAGGAGGAGTTGAAAGCTATATCCCAGGGATATAAAGTTGGGGGGAAGAAAAAGAGCCAGCCAGTTGCAACCAGAGAGGCAATTTAACCACAGTGGGGGACAATTCTCAAGGAAAGTATGACCTATCTGCATCCTAGGGTATATCTGGCAGCCATGGGAACCAACCTAAATACACTGAATTCAAATTACTGCATGTTGATCAGAACCACAGCATGCATGCAACAGGATGCTCTGCAGACAGACAACAGAGTGTAGCAACGCACACCTCCATGCAGGAAGCGCAACACTGACGTTTGTTTTTGCAGTGCTCTGATGACTTCAGCTACTCAGATTCCTGTGAATGGCAGCTAGCAGGGTGCCAGGTCTGTCTGGTGCAAAAATCAGTGCCTGTCATTGTAAAACCCAGCAGCCAGTCAGCTGAAGACGCTTGTAAGTTATGGACTCAATCTTTTGCTCATCAGAACAGCAATTCACTTCTCTGAAGATCTTTAGGGGGCAATCTCTGACACTCAGACTCAGCCACAAGCTCACTCTCCTGGTTTCTATGTGGAATTTAAATACAGTTCTATTTTATTACAATATTGagatttcaaatttaaaataaaaaacccaagaaTTACAGAGGTTATCAAAAACATATTAACTTGTTCTTAGAGTAAGTTCAATATTAATAACAAAGGCATTATTATGCTAATATATACTTTATGATATTCCACCctacagcagaggctgagaaCTGACTGGCGGTCTTTGACCTCCCTTTACTTTGAACCGATGGTGTGAACACTGTGCTTCCTTCAGAGATCCACAGCTTATGCAAAGTTTATGGAAACCACTAGAAAAGTTATGCAGAAGAGGGAACACTCAATGCTGATTGCCACTGAGATAATTTAAATAAGGTCACATGTCTTCTCCATGATGACCGTCATGGTCTATATTGGAGCCTGGCAGAGGGTCAGCTTCTTTCCCTCAAGGTTGCTTTCTGGTCACCAGCACTCCATGAACATTGCTTTTtaggagaaatttaaaaaatatttataatttctatttCTGAATATAAAGCCAGAACATTTTTTTAACCTCAACAGAATACTAAGAATAGCTCAAACCAACCTTTAGCTTTATTTACATGTGCCATTTCTCATGTATGTAATTACAGATCTTATTGACTGCTTTGCAGATGTGATGTTTAAGAACTCTCTCACTCGTGCCTCAGTGAGGTGACACTTACAGATTCCCCCGCGATACATCTCAGGCAAGGCTGGGCTGAACCCCTTCCACCGTTCTGCAGAATCTAGAAAATGAATCACAGACATACGTGTTTCAGTCTAGGGATAGTCAcagttttattaaataaattctaTGAGCTCACAGTAGGTTTGCTGGCAAGAGGGACATACCATTGAGCTCAGCCTCTCCTGGCTACACTCTGGTTGTGGTGCAGGCAGGACGAGTGGCCTTggctcctggtcctctgtgctccAGGACAGCAGGGCACAGGTGGTTAGTAGGTGGCCACTGCACTCAAGTCCACCTGCTTCTGACCTCCTGCACACCcgtttctgaaaaacaaaatttcaTTTCAGATGACCTCAGACTACATATAGCACTGACTGAATTTACGTTTGGAAAACTTCAGCTCCAAAAACAGACCCCTGTGAAGGTGGGAAACTTTATAGACCATGTATGGAGATGCCTTTCAGGACTAACAGCCATCACTTACGTTTAACCTTGTTAGTTCAGCACTGTCTGTAGTTACTTGCCTTGATAGATTTAAAATAGTCATTTTAAACAATTTTGGCTGAAATTCTGGTAATAAACTATTGTGACTGGTTTATTGAAAACGTACCAAACCTATAAATTCTGTTCAAGAAACTACTTATATGCTTCAACACATCTTGCTTAGCATCGAGCTGCATTCACTCTTAACGCAGCACACATGGCTCACTTGTGAATAATTCTCTTACTGGCAGGGAAGAACAAATTACTTTTATTGATCTCAGAGACTGCACACACAGCCTGTAACCAGGTAATTTGGGGGAAAGGTAACATTGGTTTTTGCATCCACATGAAGTAAAGAAGGTTAATTACAAAGGTAGTCAGTTCTTCAACACTTCAGAAGAAAGTATCATGTTCTAACACCCCAAGACACAGTCCTAGAGCCATCATGCTCTGGGTGACAATCAGGAGGACCCCTGTAAACACTCACCAGGtccagggccagggccagcaTATCCCTCCTATAGCCACCCAGAAAGGCCTATTTCTGGATACCTCCCAACTCAGAAAACATTTCCTACTATGGTCTGCTGCTCTCCAATGCCTATACTCAGTTGTAAACCACTGTCCTTGCCAAGAATGAGTTTCCCCATTGGTGTTTATTATCTAtggtattatttatttaataattcccagtgacttttaaattttatttattcattaaaagtTTCAAATATATAGTGAGTTTTAGTCATTATCATCTATATTAGTTAtttttgctataataaaataataaaattatatattttctatatttctatttttactttgataaaacaccatgactaaggcaactcagAGAAGAAAGCATTTGTTTGAGCTTACAATTCCAGAGGTTTAGAGGTTATAATGGTGCAGCAAAGGAATGGCagtgggagcaggaagctgaaaggacaaattcctttttgttttttggtttgttttttttcaagaccaagtctagtctcaaactcacagagatctacctgcctctgcctctcaaatgctgagattaaaggtgtgtgctaccatacccagctttCATATTCTTTATCACAAGCATGAAACTTGGAATGGTGTAagtctttaaactctcaaagcctgagcccagtgacacacctcctccagcaagaaCACACCTTCCAATCCTTCCCAGAGAgttccaccagctggggaccaggcATTCAAACTTAGAAGCCTATGAAGAACATTCCTCATTCAAACCAAGACATTCCAATTCATGGCTACCATGGGCTTGTGGCCAAATGATAATGCAAAACACATTTAAtgcaacttcaaaagtccccatagccTTTCAGTTCAACACTGTTTACAAGTCCAGTGTCTCTCTGAGACTCAAAGCAATCGCTTAACCCACAATTCcctgtaaaattaaaaagctaaCCACCTACTTACAATGACATACAATGACACAGCATATAATGACAcagaataaaatatacattaccatgtatgtgtatatggacaTAGTGAGGAACTCCGGGATGAAAGCAGGATGGAAACCCAGCAGAGTAAACTCCAAATGCTGTCATTTCAGGTAAGATGTCATAGGGCTTAGATGGCTTAGCACCACCAGCTTTGCTGTGTGCAGCACCATCTCTTACCCCACACCACCTCTTCCACTGCTATCAATGTTCTTTGGAAAGAGGTCCCCTTCCAACTTCCATGTCTTTGAGGGTATGTATTGTGCAATTTTGATTGGGTTTAATTTAGTTTGCATGAGCATGAGTAGGAAGTTGTTACTGAGGCACAGACAACTTGTTAGTGGGCACATCACCAGCAAACATGACACTTCTCCCTCTACCCCATCAGTCACCATCAACTCCGTCAAGAGAGTTGGTAGAGATATTTCCCATGGGTACATGGGACTGACTACTAGATTTAACACAGGCACACCCAGAAGCTAACCTAATCTAAATAATCCCTTACAGGTGTACCTAAAGGTTTTTCTGATGCCAcactctgtcaagttgacaatcaacaCTAACCATCACAAATACCAAGACAAAAAGTAAAATCTGAGTAGACAGGGCCTCTACCATCACATTAAGGAAGGCACACGCTATGATCAGGACTTCTAAAAATGGAAGACAGGCTCAATACTAGGAGAACCATGAACACCACTCATATGTTAGTTCTCGTGAGAAAAACAATGGCACAATTATCTCCAGAGATACTAAACATGATTTGAAACTAAAtcccggagttggggatttagctcagtggtagagcacttgcctagcaagcacaaggccatgggttcagtccccagctccgaaaaaaaagaaaaaagaatgaaaaaaaaaaaaaaaaaagaaactaaatccCATtgatgacaaaacaaaacacattcttACTGAAACCCAGGATCGCACACCaaaccagccacaaaaccttcaacctacaatttgtcctgcctgcaaggtgtgagtgtgggaggaggtgtgtgtgtggggagaggggTGGCATGGAAATTGTGGGAGTGGTCAACCAATGattggtccagcttgagacccatgctgTGAGAGGGAGTCCACTcttgacactgcctggagggccaggaccCAGAGGCTAGACAGTCCAGAGATCTAGGATAGAACCTAACATAACTGacaattcctaatgatattctgcaatgctcatggattggtgctTAGCACAACTGTCATCAAAGAGGCTTCTTCCAGCaaccaatggaaacagatgcaaagacccagagccaaacattaggcagagccaaggaatcctgtggaagagaggaaggaaggattgtggAGCCAGGGGCataaaggacaccacaagaaaagcCACAGAATCAATAACCTGGGCTCATGGGAGTTCAGAAACTGAGCCAACCACCAGAGAGTCTACCTGGCACTGCCCTCTGTAGGGCAAGTGGGTCATGCCACTAGGCAGATGTAAGAACTGGCAAGGCTGAGTGAGCTCGGACCTCAGGAATCTCAGAGATATGAGACTGGCAGGAGTGAAGctgctccctccctgtctctgtacccactCTGGAAAACCACAACACCCTACTGAGAGAACAACGGGGGCCGGGCTGTCACTGTAAAGTAGCACCTGGAATCCTTTCCAGTGCAAATAGAGCATCGCTAACATCTCAAACTCAGCCAATGGGAAACATCTGCTCCCTAAATCCCATCCTACTCCCCAAGGTTTATATAGTCCCTGTCCTTactaaataaaacacacaagTCATTTCATCAAAGATCATCTGTGAGTGGCTATTTTtactgagctgtaacacttgggaaAGAGTTCTCTTTCCCAAAACATTCATTGCTGAATCTTGAACCCACTTGACTGTCGCCTCCATGGTAGCCGACAAGAGACCTAGTACCCTGGCTGCCTGGCCCTCCCAGGCCACCCAaacctcttcttttctcttttaagagCTGTAATACTCCTGACAACATTCACAGCCAGACCAGAGCCCTGTAGAACTTGTCTCCGGCTCCACCTTGTTCTCCTGGGTCTGGTTTGGCATTAAGGCCTCTGATGCTTGAGGGAAGCAGGCAGTACAGTGGATGACAGCCCATATTTTATAGCTTGGCCTTGTGGGAATCTCAAAAGTAGGAGCCAgagctgtctctgcctcttttgcctgcttttgggacccttttcctcctactgggttgcctcctCCAGTCTTAATACAAAGGCAGGTGCCTGGTCTTACAGACAATTGATaggccatgtttggttgatatccatgggagccCTGCCCTTTTCTGGAAGAGAAgtggttggggagagggggggaactgggaggggaaactgcagtcaggatagAATATATGAGagctgaataaataaaataaataaaatattaaaacaaagaaaagcctAAGCTAAACGGAGCAAGGATGTACATGCTTTGAGGTCTTCTTTCAGTTTTAATTTACTTCTTACTTacgtgtctgtgcatgtgtgtctgtgtatgtgtgcctgtgtgagtttacATGCACCTCAGGCGTGCAGGTGCAGagatcccctgaagctagagTCATAAGTAGCTGAAGCTCCAGAGGGCTGGGCTATAGGCATGCACTGTCAAACCCGGACCTAGAGAATTTAACATTCTTTGGGgtggggttgtttggtttttttaaaaaataaaggcttatgtggctgcccttgaacttgctaCGTAGCCAAGGATCCCTTTGAACTGATGGTCCTGCTTCGGCCTCAGCAGTGCTGAGAATACAGGTGAGTGCCCCATCCCAGCCTAAAACACTCTTCAAGGCACAGAGTACATAAGAACTAATTTTCAAAGTCTCCTATTCTTAGACAGAATGACCTGA is part of the Rattus norvegicus strain BN/NHsdMcwi chromosome 1, GRCr8, whole genome shotgun sequence genome and harbors:
- the C1h10orf143 gene encoding rCG47764-like, whose translation is MDSLAPGRWRRRRTEELPAAGDAKRVCRRSEAGGLECSGHLLTTCALLSWSTEDQEPRPLVLPAPQPECSQERLSSMILQNGGRGSAQPCLRCIAGESGHFNHTSNH